A single genomic interval of Peromyscus leucopus breed LL Stock chromosome 7, UCI_PerLeu_2.1, whole genome shotgun sequence harbors:
- the Pate1 gene encoding LOW QUALITY PROTEIN: prostate and testis expressed protein 1 (The sequence of the model RefSeq protein was modified relative to this genomic sequence to represent the inferred CDS: substituted 1 base at 1 genomic stop codon) — protein MGKSYLMGCLILLCRLRVFSASFAREVDTSDKVVVGENNGEYQATLAGPSWRYASLFILLPRSIPATFQAGASEAVNSGHPSGFTDSHGGTCPCFGGVWGQGHAGNAFQPXACFKPEGGDGLFPSRIISHVSLRVVEIVQCRMCHLQFPGEKCSRGRGICTATAEEACMFGKIFKRDGTLWLNFMGCLKNCANVNKIRWGRYLVDFRCCRGYDMCNERF, from the exons atgggCAAGTCTTACTTAATGGGATGTCTCATCTTACTCTGCCGTCTGAGGG TTTTCTCTGCGTCATTCGCACGTGAGGTTGACACAT CTGATAAAGTAGTCGTTGGTGAAAATAACGGTGAGTACCAAGCAACCCTAGCCGGACCATCTTGGCGCTATGCTTCTCTTTTCATTCTGCTTCCCCGTTCCATCCCTGCCACCTTCCAAGCTGGAGCTTCTGAGGCCGTGAACTCAGGTCACCCTTCTGGTTTCACCGATTCTCATGGCGGCACATGTCCATGCTTTGGTGGGGTTTGGGGCCAGGGACATGCCGGCAATGCCTTCCAGCCCTAAGCATGCTTCAAACCGGAAGGGGGAGATGGGCTCTTTCCTAGTAGAATCATCTCTCATGTCTCTCTTCGAGTCGTGGAGATTGTGCAGTGTAGAATGTGCCACCTCCAGTTCCCCGGGGAAAAGTGCTCTAGAGGAAGAGGAATATGTACGGCCACAGCAGAAGAGGCCTGCATGTTTGGAAAGATCTTCAAAA ggGACGGTACCCTCTGGTTAAACTTCATGGGCTGCTTAAAGAACTGTGCTAATGTGAATAAAATAAGGTGGGGCCGCTATCTGGTGGACTTCAGGTGCTGCCGGGGCTATGACATGTGCAATGAGAGGTTTTAG
- the Pate2 gene encoding prostate and testis expressed protein 2, producing the protein MFALLMLGMVFLSSLYWGDLLEHEDLGTMCYKCNKYHLGLCYEVMSSCTLKHRQSCAAENIYVLTTKGQSMYHYSRLSCMTNCEDINFLSFEKRTELICCKHSNYCNLPMGP; encoded by the exons ATGTTTGCTCTGTTAATGCTGGGGATGGTGTTTCTGTCCTCCCTGTATTGGG gTGACCTTCTTGAACATGAAG ATCTTGGAACAATGTGCTATAAATGTAACAAATATCATCTTGGGTTATGCTATGAAGTCATGAGTTCCTGCACACTGAAGCATAGACAGTCTTGTGCTGCTGAGAACATTTACGTACTCACAACGAAAG GGCAGAGCATGTATCATTACTCAAGACTGTCGTGTATGACCAACTGTGAGGACATCAACTTCCTGAGTTTTGAAAAGAGGACAGAGCTCATCTGTTGCAAACATAGTAACTATTGCAACCTCCCCATGGGACCCTAG